In the genome of Sinobacterium caligoides, one region contains:
- a CDS encoding DUF4194 domain-containing protein, with the protein MLEAIKQQLDTANVSQREFSELVIRLLDRGVIYRDDSNIERDLYDRYLRLHLLVEDYLEVLGVRLLHDSQFQYVLAFPPGSEVPGLADDTDRPLAGLKSRLNQAEVALVLVLRAEYDKSLREGQIDELGQVSVPIEAVSITMKNLLNRSLPENALERKKLFARLRSMRLIQLLDEGESSDSWVKIRPSIVSFVSEAVLESLADDLQQLAETEVVEMIEQDEAKAKAKQLVEPESEPPQGEVEVAQQQSGFEEFELHSSVFAAAPETEDVEGEEVLADDDQQEGDA; encoded by the coding sequence GTGTTAGAAGCGATTAAACAACAGCTGGATACGGCTAACGTTAGCCAGCGAGAATTTTCTGAACTAGTGATCCGCCTGCTTGATCGCGGTGTTATCTATCGCGATGACAGCAATATAGAGCGTGACCTCTATGATCGCTATCTACGGTTGCACTTGCTAGTGGAGGACTACCTTGAGGTGTTGGGTGTGCGCTTGTTGCACGATAGCCAGTTTCAATATGTCTTAGCCTTTCCACCAGGCTCTGAAGTGCCCGGCTTGGCCGATGATACCGATCGACCGTTGGCAGGGTTAAAGTCGCGCTTGAATCAGGCTGAGGTGGCCCTCGTGCTGGTGTTGCGGGCGGAATACGATAAGTCGCTGCGGGAGGGCCAGATCGACGAGTTAGGCCAGGTCTCGGTGCCTATCGAAGCGGTCAGTATTACCATGAAGAACCTACTCAACCGTAGTTTGCCGGAGAACGCGCTAGAGCGTAAGAAATTGTTTGCCCGTTTGCGTAGTATGCGCTTGATTCAGTTGTTGGACGAGGGCGAAAGCAGTGATAGCTGGGTGAAAATTCGCCCCTCTATCGTCAGCTTTGTCAGTGAGGCGGTATTAGAGTCGCTGGCTGACGACTTGCAGCAGCTCGCCGAAACTGAGGTCGTCGAGATGATCGAGCAAGATGAGGCAAAAGCGAAGGCGAAGCAGTTGGTGGAGCCTGAGAGTGAGCCACCCCAGGGAGAGGTCGAGGTGGCCCAGCAGCAAAGCGGTTTTGAAGAGTTTGAGCTGCATTCATCAGTCTTTGCCGCAGCGCCAGAAACTGAAGATGTTGAAGGCGAAGAAGTACTGGCGGATGACGATCAACAAGAAGGTGATGCGTAG
- a CDS encoding Wadjet anti-phage system protein JetA family protein codes for MFFDQQRLDFFRPLTSKYREVVVECVKLLYQRLYGNLADYGQVVNRDLLVEIFQEAAARAPLLESEDDGGGRFKTAREQANWVANQLIECGWLQKQLDEATMQSSYAFTREGRQFTQPFVEGDGERLRTHHRNTRNTRNALSAFCEAGDIHDLLDSLQYSERIISDFTDVIAELDDRKRKLVREVEAQSMLDCAAGEFFDFMESRFQPDIAVRLSADNVEKYREEIAALITAVKHRSRSFKATAEKRLRQLLPPDTAPHDVSWLFYVLDTISGRLERASAVMLPALRQALQSFTRRADIIIRQLSYMSQQSGNDCASVCRELGALDQHYQYAIFDRLADNFAPISTNLVDPADIKLRQVAEKQSLRTEVMETFDVEVDDMRELHITQVLDRAFAVDNHDIREYVMAELNRGNKVDISELPVSNDARSLLNAMRAIEVAAINERSSDYEFRISYQDEEGSAADTVEFNALQGYIGRQGNFYLELVNKD; via the coding sequence ATGTTTTTCGATCAACAGAGGCTCGATTTCTTTCGACCGCTTACCAGTAAGTACCGAGAGGTGGTGGTAGAGTGCGTAAAGCTGCTCTATCAACGTCTTTATGGCAACTTGGCCGACTACGGTCAGGTTGTTAACCGGGATCTGCTGGTTGAGATCTTTCAGGAGGCCGCGGCGAGGGCGCCGTTGCTCGAGTCTGAGGATGACGGTGGTGGCCGCTTTAAGACGGCTCGTGAACAGGCCAATTGGGTCGCCAACCAGTTGATAGAGTGTGGCTGGCTGCAGAAACAGCTGGATGAAGCGACGATGCAGTCGAGCTACGCGTTTACGAGGGAGGGCCGTCAATTTACCCAACCCTTCGTCGAGGGGGATGGTGAACGACTGCGTACGCACCACCGTAACACGCGTAATACCCGCAATGCCCTCAGCGCCTTTTGTGAGGCGGGCGATATTCATGATCTGTTGGATTCGTTGCAATACTCCGAGCGTATTATCAGTGATTTCACCGACGTTATCGCTGAACTTGATGATCGCAAGCGCAAGCTGGTGCGTGAAGTTGAGGCGCAATCAATGTTGGATTGTGCCGCCGGTGAGTTTTTCGATTTCATGGAGAGTCGTTTCCAGCCTGATATCGCCGTACGTTTATCTGCTGATAACGTGGAAAAGTATCGCGAAGAGATTGCCGCGCTGATCACGGCGGTAAAACACCGTAGCCGCAGCTTTAAGGCAACAGCGGAAAAGCGCTTACGTCAGCTCTTACCTCCCGATACCGCGCCGCACGACGTGTCTTGGTTATTTTACGTCTTAGATACCATTTCTGGTCGTCTTGAGCGCGCGAGTGCGGTGATGCTGCCTGCACTGCGTCAAGCACTGCAGAGCTTTACACGTCGGGCCGATATTATCATTCGTCAGCTGAGCTATATGAGTCAGCAGAGTGGTAACGACTGTGCGAGTGTTTGCCGGGAGCTCGGTGCGCTCGATCAACACTATCAATACGCTATTTTCGATCGTTTGGCGGATAACTTTGCGCCTATCTCTACGAACCTTGTTGACCCAGCCGATATTAAGTTACGTCAGGTGGCGGAGAAGCAAAGCTTGCGCACCGAGGTGATGGAGACCTTCGATGTTGAGGTAGATGACATGCGAGAGCTGCATATTACCCAAGTGCTCGATCGTGCTTTTGCCGTCGACAATCACGATATACGTGAGTATGTGATGGCGGAGCTTAACCGGGGTAATAAGGTGGATATTTCTGAGCTGCCGGTGAGTAACGATGCGCGTAGCCTACTGAATGCTATGCGGGCGATAGAGGTGGCGGCGATTAATGAGCGCAGCAGCGACTATGAATTCCGTATTAGCTATCAAGACGAAGAAGGTTCGGCCGCTGATACTGTCGAATTTAACGCTCTGCAAGGCTATATCGGCCGTCAGGGTAACTTTTATTTAGAGCTGGTTAACAAGGATTAA
- a CDS encoding cytochrome P450: MPQIADLAYQEEPDNLNLTHIPGTFGLPLIGMTLSLVKDFYGTMDKHYKKYGPVSRIGFGGVKGLLILGPELYKQIFIDTEKNFSSRMGYNNSLGNFYGGALLLQDGDEHRYQRRIMQTAFKTPAMKGYLKVMSPQIKQTTSEWGEIKNFHFVPEIKALLLDVACQTFIGIDGKGPVADKINKAFLDVGDGLMGMIKKEIPGTKFARGKAGERYLEEFFGELVPQRRHSDGTDMLTYFSQEKDTDGNEFSDEEVRRHISFLLFAAHDTTTSALSHVMYEVGKSPEWQQRLREEVLALDKEEIEYEDLDNLPLLDNTVKEILRMHPSVMMMQRRTIRETEIGGHRVPANTVLMIAPMYSHMMPEWWDKPEEFNPDRFGDERKEHKRHSFNFMGFGGGAHKCIGMHFALMQTKVFLFHFLKQYRFRLTDGFDPKLQRIPLPKPADDLPLIIERI; the protein is encoded by the coding sequence ATGCCACAGATTGCCGATTTAGCTTACCAAGAAGAGCCCGACAACCTTAATCTGACCCATATTCCAGGTACTTTTGGTCTACCGTTGATCGGTATGACCTTGTCATTGGTGAAAGACTTCTATGGCACGATGGACAAGCACTATAAGAAATACGGACCGGTTTCGCGTATAGGTTTTGGTGGTGTGAAGGGGTTGTTGATATTGGGGCCAGAGCTTTACAAGCAAATTTTCATCGATACAGAGAAAAACTTTTCCTCGAGAATGGGTTACAACAATAGCTTGGGGAACTTCTATGGCGGTGCACTGCTATTGCAAGATGGAGATGAGCACCGCTACCAGCGCCGTATTATGCAGACCGCGTTCAAAACCCCGGCGATGAAGGGGTACCTGAAGGTGATGAGTCCACAGATTAAGCAGACCACGAGTGAGTGGGGTGAGATAAAGAACTTCCACTTTGTACCAGAGATAAAAGCTTTATTGTTGGATGTTGCTTGTCAGACATTTATCGGCATCGATGGTAAGGGGCCTGTCGCAGACAAGATCAACAAGGCCTTCCTCGATGTTGGTGATGGTCTAATGGGTATGATTAAAAAAGAGATTCCCGGTACTAAGTTTGCGAGGGGCAAGGCTGGTGAGCGTTATTTGGAGGAATTCTTTGGCGAGTTAGTGCCGCAGCGTCGCCATAGCGATGGCACTGACATGTTGACCTATTTTTCTCAGGAAAAAGATACCGACGGTAACGAGTTCTCTGATGAAGAGGTACGTCGCCATATCAGCTTCCTGTTATTCGCTGCGCATGATACCACCACCAGTGCGCTGAGCCATGTGATGTATGAGGTTGGTAAGTCTCCTGAGTGGCAGCAACGCCTGCGTGAAGAGGTGTTGGCGCTGGATAAGGAAGAAATTGAGTATGAGGATCTAGATAACCTGCCGCTGCTGGATAATACGGTGAAAGAGATTTTGCGTATGCACCCGTCGGTGATGATGATGCAGCGTCGCACCATCCGTGAGACAGAGATCGGCGGCCATCGCGTACCAGCGAATACTGTGTTGATGATCGCGCCGATGTACAGCCACATGATGCCGGAGTGGTGGGATAAGCCTGAAGAGTTTAACCCCGATCGTTTTGGTGATGAGCGGAAGGAACACAAGCGTCACAGCTTTAATTTCATGGGCTTTGGTGGTGGTGCTCACAAGTGTATCGGTATGCACTTCGCGTTAATGCAAACCAAGGTGTTTCTGTTCCACTTCCTTAAACAATACCGTTTTCGCCTGACCGATGGCTTTGACCCTAAGTTGCAGCGTATTCCACTGCCCAAGCCTGCGGATGATTTGCCGTTGATCATTGAGCGGATCTAA
- a CDS encoding TetR/AcrR family transcriptional regulator, with protein MRKVDHDARRQEVAIAAAHIIAEQGLESLTTRNLAKAMSCSIGVLSHYFANKDEIVIAALSWADTRIEQRFNNAIANNTSVDGYSPIIMGALPLDAESDMEWRVRLNLAAYTLTHETLRQTQTQMRKEREEKILNLVSSLQNAGLVRTDLTANIITRSVIDFITGAAYNLLQIPMEQREARISFILDYINALQA; from the coding sequence TTGAGGAAGGTTGATCATGATGCGCGACGCCAAGAAGTCGCCATCGCCGCCGCTCACATCATCGCTGAGCAAGGTTTAGAAAGCCTAACCACACGCAACCTCGCCAAGGCCATGAGTTGCTCAATAGGCGTACTCTCACATTACTTTGCCAATAAAGATGAGATCGTCATTGCCGCTCTCAGCTGGGCCGATACGCGCATCGAGCAACGGTTTAATAACGCTATTGCCAACAACACTAGTGTCGACGGTTACAGCCCCATTATTATGGGTGCCCTACCGCTCGACGCTGAGAGTGACATGGAATGGCGGGTACGACTCAACCTCGCCGCCTACACCCTCACTCACGAAACGCTGCGCCAAACACAGACACAAATGCGTAAAGAGCGTGAAGAAAAGATCTTAAATTTAGTCAGCTCCCTACAAAATGCGGGTCTCGTACGCACCGACCTGACCGCCAACATCATTACTCGCAGCGTCATCGATTTCATCACCGGTGCCGCCTACAACTTATTACAGATCCCCATGGAGCAACGAGAGGCACGTATCTCCTTCATTCTTGATTACATCAACGCTTTACAGGCCTAA
- a CDS encoding CinA family nicotinamide mononucleotide deamidase-related protein produces MKLQLLLTGDELLSGDVVDTNSCWLADRLREQGLSIYRKTTVRDDLDCLVDELTALSQQSDVLIVNGGLGPTVDDLTAQALSIASGQPLKQHPQALAHLEHWATERHLELNPANLKQALLPADVELIHNPTGTAPGFSCQLNGCLILCTPGVPSELKCMFDDSIAEQLSQLHSRSLASTERMLVFGIGEAELQQLINDQLNDWPTALTLGFRAKMPTLELKVSGSDDSLKSHWIDKLKKLLGEHIVGAGDSNVAREVIALLKQKGWTLSTAESCTGGLISSLLTSNSGSSAVFGHGFITYSNVAKQQMIGVNAQTIEQHGAVSEQTVREMVSGALAQSGSNLAVAVTGIAGPDGGSKEKPVGTVWVGWGSADHIQSQLFYVPAARGYFQHIIATVALDLIRRRLLESTETPNYFKRYQPR; encoded by the coding sequence GTGAAATTACAATTATTATTAACCGGCGACGAACTGCTCAGTGGCGATGTCGTTGACACCAACTCCTGCTGGCTGGCCGATCGCCTCAGAGAGCAAGGGTTAAGCATTTACCGCAAGACAACAGTGCGCGATGACCTCGATTGCCTCGTTGACGAGCTCACAGCCCTGAGCCAACAATCTGACGTACTCATCGTCAACGGAGGCCTCGGCCCTACCGTCGACGACTTGACCGCGCAAGCGCTTTCCATTGCCAGCGGCCAGCCTCTCAAGCAGCACCCACAGGCCCTCGCACACCTCGAGCACTGGGCTACCGAACGCCATTTAGAGCTAAACCCCGCCAATCTAAAGCAGGCACTTCTGCCCGCCGACGTCGAACTAATCCACAACCCAACAGGGACCGCCCCCGGCTTTAGCTGTCAACTCAACGGCTGCTTAATCCTCTGCACCCCAGGAGTGCCTAGTGAGCTCAAGTGTATGTTCGATGACTCCATCGCCGAGCAACTCAGCCAGTTACACAGCCGCAGCTTGGCCAGCACCGAGCGCATGCTCGTCTTTGGTATCGGTGAAGCCGAGCTGCAGCAGCTGATTAACGATCAATTAAACGACTGGCCCACTGCGTTAACACTGGGCTTTCGAGCAAAAATGCCAACACTCGAACTAAAAGTTAGTGGCTCTGACGATTCACTCAAGTCGCATTGGATCGACAAGCTGAAGAAACTACTGGGAGAACACATTGTCGGAGCCGGCGACAGTAACGTGGCTCGCGAGGTCATTGCGCTGTTAAAACAAAAAGGCTGGACACTCAGTACAGCAGAGTCTTGTACTGGCGGACTAATCAGCAGTTTACTGACCAGCAATAGTGGCTCCTCTGCGGTCTTTGGCCATGGCTTCATCACCTACAGCAATGTTGCTAAGCAACAAATGATCGGGGTTAATGCACAAACTATCGAACAGCATGGAGCCGTCAGTGAGCAGACCGTGCGCGAGATGGTCAGCGGCGCCCTCGCTCAAAGTGGCAGCAATCTTGCCGTGGCGGTCACCGGCATCGCCGGCCCCGATGGTGGCAGCAAAGAAAAACCTGTCGGCACGGTATGGGTTGGTTGGGGCAGCGCAGACCACATCCAGAGTCAACTATTCTACGTGCCTGCAGCGCGAGGCTATTTCCAACACATCATCGCAACAGTTGCTCTCGACCTCATCAGACGCCGCTTACTCGAAAGCACAGAGACGCCTAACTACTTTAAACGCTATCAACCGCGCTAA
- a CDS encoding DUF4442 domain-containing protein has product MIIVDGVIIVAVFSLLIRYDYLKQIVRGLTKVVSSSFKKSMLRGIYERCQKLPEALRSKALSFIFARVVKFFGTAKLRFELMTPTRSIVHVRNRKRVQNHIGSVHAVAMGLISESATGAIVGLNVSADSIPVLKSMHIDYLKRAVGDLRAEAWLTDEQVVQMNTEPKGETTVACKVTDAEGKEPIAVTMVWAWTPARR; this is encoded by the coding sequence GTGATTATTGTTGACGGCGTCATCATTGTTGCAGTGTTTTCTCTGTTGATCCGTTATGATTATCTTAAACAGATTGTTAGGGGGTTAACTAAAGTGGTGTCGTCTTCATTTAAAAAAAGTATGTTGCGTGGGATTTACGAGCGTTGTCAGAAGCTGCCAGAAGCTTTACGCAGCAAGGCGTTGTCGTTTATTTTTGCTCGAGTCGTGAAGTTTTTTGGTACCGCGAAATTGCGTTTCGAGCTAATGACACCGACGCGAAGTATTGTTCATGTGCGAAATCGTAAACGCGTGCAAAATCATATTGGTAGCGTTCACGCGGTGGCAATGGGGCTGATTAGTGAGAGTGCAACAGGGGCGATAGTAGGGCTTAATGTTTCGGCGGATTCGATCCCAGTATTGAAGAGTATGCATATTGATTACCTCAAGCGTGCCGTGGGTGATCTACGAGCGGAGGCTTGGTTGACTGACGAACAGGTAGTGCAGATGAATACCGAGCCTAAAGGTGAGACGACAGTCGCTTGCAAAGTGACTGATGCAGAAGGGAAAGAGCCTATTGCCGTGACGATGGTCTGGGCTTGGACGCCAGCGAGACGCTAA
- the mutS gene encoding DNA mismatch repair protein MutS, translating into MASSAKPQHTPMMQQFFRIKAKHPNELLFYRMGDFYELFHDDAKLAAELLDITLTARGKANGEPIPMCGIPYHSADNYLAKLVKAGVSVAICEQIGDPATTKGPVERAVVRVVTPGTISDEALLDDRRDNLLVAIDRCDETYGIAVLDIGSGRFQVSEFIGDDALQGELQRINPAETLYNEDNIDAKLLEGCSGLRRRAPWEFETETALENLTKQFNTKDLKGFGCDELTVAINAAGCLLDYARETQRTALPHIRRLLLELRENSVAMDASTRRNLEIDTNLNGGRDNTLMSVMDCCKTAMGSRLLQRWLNRPLTNIEQLTQRQHGISSLLEEYRFEPLQSQLKNVGDMERILARVALRSARPRDLSRLKQSLLCLPDIQSLLSPLSSTIIEQVSHDAGEFPTISALLNDAIIDNPPMVIRDGGVIKEGYDGELDELRSLSSNAGDYLLQLELRERERTGINTLKVGFNRVHGYYIEISRLQSDKAPAEYIRRQTLKNAERFITPELKEFEDKALSAKSRALAREKSLYEQIIDQLNAQLAELQGCAQALSQLDVLCNLAERAESLQLCQPKLNEKRGLDIQQGRHLVVEQVLETPFIANDLRLNTDRHMLIITGPNMGGKSTYMRQAALITLLAHIGSYVPASHAEIGIVDQIFTRIGSADDLAGGRSTFMVEMTETANILNNATAKSLVLMDEIGRGTSTFDGLSLAWACASYLAEESHALTLFATHYFELTEFDKLVSGVANIHLNATEHDDNIVFLHSIEEGPASKSYGLQVAKLAGIPHQVIAQAGEKLHLLENGDATTTKTHVINEPAIEIPPSKSSTPIQSDLFASYQPHPAIDSIADLDIDGLSPREALKQLYQLQDQVKNT; encoded by the coding sequence ATGGCGAGTTCAGCAAAACCTCAACACACCCCAATGATGCAACAGTTTTTTCGCATCAAGGCCAAACACCCGAACGAGTTATTGTTCTATCGCATGGGCGACTTCTACGAACTCTTTCACGATGACGCCAAACTCGCCGCCGAATTATTGGATATCACCCTTACCGCACGAGGCAAAGCCAATGGTGAGCCAATCCCCATGTGTGGGATTCCCTACCACAGTGCCGACAACTATCTTGCCAAATTAGTTAAAGCCGGCGTCTCCGTGGCCATCTGCGAGCAGATCGGCGACCCCGCCACGACCAAGGGGCCAGTAGAACGAGCTGTTGTTCGCGTTGTCACCCCTGGTACAATCAGCGATGAAGCGTTGCTCGATGACCGCAGAGACAACCTATTAGTCGCTATTGACCGCTGCGATGAAACCTATGGCATTGCCGTGCTGGATATCGGCAGTGGTCGTTTTCAAGTCTCCGAATTCATTGGTGATGATGCCCTACAAGGCGAGCTACAACGCATCAACCCCGCCGAGACCCTCTACAACGAAGACAACATCGACGCCAAGTTACTCGAAGGTTGTTCCGGCTTACGTCGCCGCGCGCCATGGGAGTTCGAGACAGAGACCGCACTCGAAAATCTCACCAAGCAATTCAACACCAAAGACCTCAAAGGCTTTGGCTGCGACGAACTCACCGTTGCCATCAACGCCGCCGGCTGTCTGCTCGATTACGCTAGAGAAACACAACGTACAGCGCTACCACACATTCGTCGACTCCTTCTAGAGCTGCGCGAGAACAGCGTCGCCATGGACGCCTCAACACGGCGCAACCTAGAAATAGACACCAACCTGAACGGCGGCCGTGACAACACGCTAATGTCCGTCATGGATTGCTGTAAGACAGCGATGGGTAGCCGCTTACTACAGCGCTGGCTCAACCGCCCACTGACCAACATCGAACAATTAACACAGCGCCAACACGGTATATCGAGCTTATTAGAAGAGTACCGGTTTGAACCCCTACAATCACAACTCAAAAACGTCGGTGACATGGAGCGAATTCTGGCTCGTGTGGCGTTGCGCTCCGCTCGTCCAAGAGACCTTTCTCGACTCAAGCAATCACTACTCTGCCTTCCCGACATCCAAAGTCTATTGAGCCCGCTTAGCTCCACAATTATCGAGCAAGTCAGCCATGATGCCGGCGAATTCCCAACGATCAGTGCATTGCTCAATGACGCTATCATAGATAATCCACCCATGGTCATTCGCGACGGTGGCGTTATCAAAGAAGGTTACGACGGTGAACTTGATGAGCTACGTAGTTTAAGCAGCAACGCCGGCGACTACCTCTTGCAACTAGAGCTACGTGAGCGCGAACGCACCGGTATCAACACACTAAAAGTTGGCTTTAATCGCGTACACGGCTATTACATCGAAATCAGCCGCCTACAATCCGACAAAGCTCCCGCCGAGTATATCCGCAGGCAGACACTGAAGAATGCAGAGCGTTTTATTACCCCCGAGCTCAAAGAGTTTGAGGACAAGGCGCTCAGCGCTAAGAGCCGTGCGCTCGCACGCGAAAAGAGCCTTTATGAGCAGATCATCGACCAGCTCAACGCTCAGCTTGCCGAATTACAAGGTTGCGCCCAAGCCCTCTCACAGCTCGATGTACTGTGTAACCTTGCCGAACGCGCAGAATCACTGCAACTATGCCAGCCAAAGCTCAACGAAAAGCGTGGCCTAGACATCCAGCAAGGTCGTCATTTAGTGGTGGAACAGGTACTGGAAACGCCTTTTATCGCCAATGACCTACGGCTCAATACAGATCGACACATGCTGATCATCACCGGGCCTAACATGGGCGGTAAATCGACCTATATGCGTCAGGCAGCACTAATTACGCTACTTGCTCATATTGGCAGCTACGTTCCTGCAAGCCATGCCGAAATTGGTATCGTCGATCAAATCTTCACCCGAATCGGCTCCGCTGATGACCTTGCTGGCGGTCGCTCCACATTCATGGTGGAAATGACTGAAACCGCCAATATTCTCAATAATGCCACTGCCAAAAGCTTGGTATTGATGGATGAGATCGGCCGCGGAACCAGCACCTTCGACGGCCTTTCGCTGGCCTGGGCCTGCGCCAGCTATCTCGCTGAAGAAAGTCATGCACTCACCTTATTTGCCACCCACTACTTCGAGCTCACCGAGTTCGACAAACTTGTCAGTGGCGTTGCCAATATCCACCTCAATGCGACCGAGCACGACGATAACATCGTCTTTCTACACAGTATTGAGGAAGGGCCAGCTAGCAAAAGCTATGGGTTACAAGTTGCCAAACTTGCCGGCATACCACACCAAGTTATCGCCCAAGCGGGGGAAAAGCTTCATCTCCTAGAAAACGGTGACGCGACAACAACAAAGACACATGTTATAAATGAGCCCGCTATTGAAATACCGCCATCAAAGAGCAGTACGCCAATACAAAGCGATTTATTTGCTAGCTATCAACCCCATCCTGCTATCGATAGTATCGCCGACCTCGACATAGACGGGTTAAGCCCGCGCGAAGCGTTGAAGCAGCTCTATCAGCTTCAGGATCAGGTCAAAAACACTTAA
- the fdxA gene encoding ferredoxin FdxA has translation MTFVVGENCIKCKHTDCVEVCPVDCFYEGPNFLVIHPDECIDCALCEPECPVDAIFSEDELPADQEVFLELNAELADVWPNITEMKDAPADAEEWAGVENKLQHLER, from the coding sequence ATGACATTTGTTGTCGGCGAAAACTGTATTAAATGTAAGCACACCGACTGTGTAGAAGTGTGCCCTGTAGACTGTTTCTATGAAGGCCCTAACTTCCTCGTCATTCACCCTGACGAGTGTATCGATTGCGCCCTGTGTGAGCCCGAGTGCCCTGTAGACGCCATTTTCTCAGAGGATGAGCTCCCCGCTGATCAAGAGGTATTCCTCGAACTCAACGCTGAGCTAGCCGATGTATGGCCAAACATCACCGAGATGAAAGATGCTCCAGCCGACGCCGAAGAATGGGCCGGTGTAGAGAACAAGCTACAGCACCTTGAGCGTTAA
- the rpoS gene encoding RNA polymerase sigma factor RpoS, whose protein sequence is MEVHGKDHIDDQQFDAMLAVTEAKKQASKAQDVKLGVRKSLAGKGKKASKKAVVKKAVAKKTVAKKVVAKKAALGRVEPVSRADKSLDATQLYLNEIGFSPLLTPEEEVRYARMALRGEEAGRKRMIESNLRLVVKISRRYVNRGLTLLDLIEEGNLGLIRAVEKFDPERGFRFSTYATWWIRQTIERAIMNQTRTIRLPIHVVKELNVYLRAARELTQKLDHEPSAEEIADLLDKPVADVKRMLGLNERVTSVDTPLSADSDKSLLDTIPDTHVSDPAQLLQDTDMRHSIGDWLEELSEKQREVVARRFGLRGYEASTLEEVGREIGLTRERVRQIQVEALKRLRDILEKQGLSSDSIFSL, encoded by the coding sequence ATGGAAGTACATGGAAAAGATCATATTGATGATCAACAGTTTGATGCGATGCTGGCAGTGACGGAAGCTAAGAAACAGGCGTCTAAGGCTCAGGATGTAAAGCTGGGTGTTAGAAAATCCTTAGCGGGAAAGGGAAAGAAGGCGTCTAAGAAAGCAGTCGTTAAGAAAGCCGTCGCAAAAAAAACAGTTGCTAAGAAAGTTGTTGCCAAGAAGGCGGCATTGGGGCGGGTGGAGCCTGTGTCGAGGGCGGATAAGTCGCTAGACGCTACTCAGCTATATTTGAATGAAATTGGTTTCTCGCCGTTACTTACTCCAGAAGAAGAGGTGCGCTATGCCCGTATGGCGCTGCGAGGGGAGGAGGCTGGCCGTAAGCGAATGATTGAGAGTAACCTACGGTTAGTGGTAAAAATATCACGGCGCTACGTCAACCGCGGGCTAACGTTACTGGATCTTATTGAGGAGGGTAATTTAGGCTTGATACGAGCGGTAGAAAAATTTGACCCAGAGCGCGGATTTCGTTTCTCAACCTACGCGACTTGGTGGATAAGGCAGACTATTGAGCGGGCGATTATGAATCAGACCCGTACCATCCGCCTGCCTATTCACGTGGTTAAAGAGCTCAATGTCTATTTGCGTGCGGCGCGAGAGCTTACTCAGAAGCTTGATCATGAGCCCTCAGCTGAAGAGATAGCCGATTTGCTCGATAAACCTGTTGCTGATGTGAAGCGGATGTTGGGTTTGAATGAGCGAGTTACTTCGGTTGATACACCGCTCAGTGCAGACTCTGATAAGTCGCTCTTGGATACAATTCCTGATACACATGTCTCTGACCCGGCACAGCTATTACAAGATACCGATATGCGTCATAGCATAGGTGATTGGTTGGAAGAGTTAAGTGAGAAGCAGCGTGAGGTTGTTGCTCGCCGCTTTGGTCTGCGTGGCTATGAAGCTAGCACGTTAGAGGAAGTGGGGCGGGAAATTGGCTTGACTCGTGAGCGAGTGCGACAGATTCAAGTTGAGGCTCTAAAGCGCTTGCGTGATATTTTAGAGAAACAGGGGCTATCAAGTGATTCGATTTTTAGCCTGTAA